From Plasmodium chabaudi chabaudi strain AS genome assembly, chromosome: 12, the proteins below share one genomic window:
- a CDS encoding zinc finger protein, putative (term=annotation;date=20160704;qualifier=added_product=zinc finger protein, putative;qualifier=removed_GO:0006350 (obsolete GO term);qualifier=removed_product=conserved Plasmodium protein, unknown function;qualifier=added_product=zinc finger protein, putative;curatorName=ucb@sanger.ac.uk;~pfam_scan;Pfam:PF00628.25; E()=4.0E-7;score=29.7;query 3526-3584;description=PHD;~pfam_scan;Pfam:PF13771.2; E()=1.3E-8;score=34.8;query 3022-3095;description=zf-HC5HC2H;~iprscan;InterPro:IPR019787 : Zinc finger, PHD-finger;Pfam:PF00628; score=4.1E-7;query 3526-3584;description=Zinc finger, PHD-finger;~iprscan;InterPro:IPR019787 : Zinc finger, PHD-finger;Prosite:PS50016; score=9.597;query 3524-3585;description=Zinc finger, PHD-finger;~iprscan;InterPro:IPR019786 : Zinc finger, PHD-type, conserved site;Prosite:PS01359; score=1.0;query 3527-3582;description=Zinc finger, PHD-type, conserved site;~iprscan;Pfam:PF13771; score=1.6E-8;query 3022-3095;description=null;~iprscan;InterPro:IPR001965 : Zinc finger, PHD-type;SMART:SM00249; score=0.0039;query 2266-2319;description=Zinc finger, PHD-type;~iprscan;InterPro:IPR001965 : Zinc finger, PHD-type;SMART:SM00249; score=0.012;query 3040-3096;description=Zinc finger, PHD-type;~iprscan;InterPro:IPR001965 : Zinc finger, PHD-type;SMART:SM00249; score=2.7;query 1456-1516;description=Zinc finger, PHD-type;~iprscan;InterPro:IPR001965 : Zinc finger, PHD-type;SMART:SM00249; score=9.2E-9;query 3526-3583;description=Zinc finger, PHD-type;~iprscan;InterPro:IPR011011 : Zinc finger, FYVE/PHD-type;Superfamily:SSF57903; score=5.54E-6;query 1449-1490;description=Zinc finger, FYVE/PHD-type;~iprscan;InterPro:IPR011011 : Zinc finger, FYVE/PHD-type;Superfamily:SSF57903; score=1.42E-10;query 3516-3584;description=Zinc finger, FYVE/PHD-type) codes for MERGRPAGRRNNDLMSTWREGNSRNDSSDNHQFWSNIENQYFSNFDKRIITTFEDHIKCTDYICNKIKNKKIKKEIFQNIKCQKSSVKIKLNINDKKNEKKKNGAPNIPKYMLQNNQFFNNNPFGQENLISQHNNQFLIDPKNDIRNYKANINSLFNDKQYMANMSHINNIENMMSMNHMNNRFRDYPPMFGNEPCFIDGMPMAGNNLLLNTMPNNTNIEKNESNYPDDMNKNINLPSTNNTNETNDINQTNLNLTDSSDNKNIQLGNANADANIVSPSIDNSNKNIDITNLNADNSNGLIQHEHSENSNAPNINDQTNVNETDNNEEQNDVNTENNADIANNNEFPKSNDNEFSENSNDNVDTLGKSENDDYAKGNEINDLQNASEQNNTTVSNCPQNEPSLSSENKNDVIENVVMTSNDDEDNGKKNDNDLSDSGSLNNKEGTTDALSNDLNNCDPCNNNTIENSSIKNEENFNTNNAMEYGMRNMNSEDVIENVNNLSNTINAKGMDSSFIPNINNNDNNYFSPYKQFNNNTYPNSMNNPYDNKIKTDMNIYPMPMNNFNRDMYSPHDAQATNMYSNIYQNNKSDQIGMNNNQNDSSKQTTIRNASNSGNINSDSFKNMYPYGNNGMLKMDNISLGNPNFGINDENMLFMNKNMAIYNNGMPGDIINGPNKSLPFNDMINFKNNNFYPNGYYNFNEMVNYQNAMAFDKYGNDKYFQKLKNDKSKNKRKNGTKMRKHSQMDEQEKTQTRLRSSRHDGKFFNPLLNKKYDGVGRLPYIHNTPIPNGLHISIYVPKNYDFSENNEKPSIYDDKIEQAETTNNIDKDADNNDHSIVNPIDNTNQVCDTKKKTEQEDTYEIETLAKLLTEITLGDKKYLSNRHITMEDKERCYKCFLDELKNYNTLPIILGNILPYWNKQKNNNLVYKIKNLRANNAKPKYIPIQSVNKVLARKKIKKKKILKKKKKSKKKKKGKKNNTATNLLNESNLTEQNALKNEEVSELDKNNAEISTGQSLPTNKTENEKEGTVIENDNQKNASSSTQNKESEEKKPKKSWRSYFLMSRSDNKATDDDNASKKNDDEKNDKETQSGEGKEEHATDENNKKIGSNDEKNNTIGVNENGTINEKKEKTINSKKSNLKKKTKNKLRHFGTYGKIGSFNFLKKYKFSTPKNSTVPFNSSIFSLQKNQHMSNVYFEFILTNINLDKYKRNILNVNYNHNNSINKKNRIHCIKLAKLRNTNTNNSTNSKSKKNINQTLQEKKENNEITTTNKNENTMNSNNYLDGTVNTTSNSCLGDSTLFTPNKIEEDKFPDSADQSNSIINTENNTENKNITNEISTLNETGEVDMLLKNNKHNKDIKNINEEICVLFSRYMHNIKQQKKMIVKLLDNIKNEKKKPYKYWYSIEDKMINFYINEYLKNKLNTKHTYTLSKQIVDLLKLRVTVNHSSQLPNSWTEKALCNICSVGEDWDDNPIVFCDCCYTPMHSFCTGFRNVKNQNLVKRNPNMSDREDTQNCDIEKEENTKYKNNNYKYSGPKNSAYNNTNGVNKNEYYQQYNKEGQITKNYFNNSDINKDGNKYAHDKNNCSGNHGKNGIDDKNKNKINLNVIKYLMEDNFININSPNSMFNSIVSNNNDEKNDNEKLDSEKEDNQTNYATLDTQLKNNENMDIKNEHENREDEGYYKCGLNDTNNNDNLDKTDEKKESYLDTSIFIHDKEDRHDEDEESSQIKMENPIIEQNIDQPTSNPNDEKIKQETNNFSTDVAKTNTGYPPNTEEEQWICPLCSYLRNQILYIEDSIAFKIIRHLSGPQKKKDIDLLIKACNEYTNDNNNTTQESGDTANNEQNNNKNEVDDKKKKEAFSYIPPEEIIFQSTSQMYAYKYKSIMLLFDIEYDINYYKLKYQIEIKDSHDFFEKIVLKNPNIYKYKNIFNTIMVSKIDKDNNYTKFLNENIKMFRQESFYINPNFEDSDSEEAEQETKKKKRGRKPLLNKNEYSNNKPYHDKVSNKFINKKNKIRSKQGSTVNKPPYNKTNNVALDANGNVIVRKRGRPLGSTKLNKMKMLALKNKNITKSEITPDENQESTIQENQDTSITTGQNPYTPTLPNSQTNTFSSNLNELDNNNDKSNQNDNKNDDDSDASQCDNNNEEETIKMDIEIKKENQNQYISSNKNSIDFGQSANILNINNNANENNISSGLDENGTLLKYNYSKNFSFVFKIPTCCICEFGSFYQGGGPIKRTNKKNQWCHIRCASISNCIIEDKIEICNRERNKYKCSLCLRTNNIGIIKCNVADCYKYYHISCATSSNKYLIELNENNKLVLFCSNHSQKKAPTEILRKYQILREKEYAKHKLEDKINVGKMFDAYILQNYLKISDMKLFNLLSLSSLSVFKDSVNFNYDQFNQTMKNYYNNNNYNPNEEFNDLYQNFDQYLLGEGKGIFNNSGLTKTCMKKSLKENDDLNPEIKNEKDQIDISDNGTKQISINEETAEEAEREYVDKIRELDTIKEENDKAENISHEQKDEANKTEQDGDNKIGNDAENMLLALEEPTKVENAPIDIFDIENINKISTRKCNNIISISSFKNIYNENLLDEDSLLKLIMYDFLNLQKDIQEFNSNILSDKYKRLKNFETILLLYPHFNDYQLKKLSELILEKYNSNILNIKTDDSFIAFFNKFLSLLNSKNLMICSVCLSKAIYNEPRKDAKKTETDENQNSINTSNIDSTNNTTQTTLNETNQLKRKLRGSSSNINDTFENKKERRLGSLSVLKKCSQCNVFICYFCCHRMNIDMIKNYINNDIKMKSLEAAEKLKNKDIPPRPHVRTNKVGRPCKNPLKLLAAAAANAPTTSLDPNANIPTTSESAKPLESIINSKLENNENCQNQSNDLKNDSNNPNAPNNEPPKDNANCDVNENKEISNQQKEKQNGDSQGINDGTNNNLDAEKNTVVVKKNRPGRKKLDPNSKINMLKNIIPKTNEEEKEEEFICPRCEYFKIKKKIVFCSYCPRLDGFLNCFEDKVKKELLFVHPKCLEYVNTAYSKKNNVNETKAGGLKKVCSYCRIKHGIVITCSNTDCDASFHISCGILLGCKMDNFFGRVDIYNPKKAYCFKHTFQSCKKNTLANFINTNKLFYFENFLYFPFNHLYNFLLGTYIFNYLNKKCINHLLKPIKISEPPSISALFEKTQFGNIKRNTLVQFNDYRKIHKDKLGLNSEFDSSQPSANIYSNDINNSNMAQKMFKSMGYKNEINSVMSPSMNSLMNMHPDYMAANNYNLLDPMNKLKGNMLISDKRNTMNIPSEYYKNGYIMQNATNNKRSKNSHGFIDDEITRNSMAISEQNDTDEMRQFSNYGFNRRSIDNNNLMYYNKKIDGNPNMLPFFNNNMGALNQQNFYNYYGHKYDSNLDKNNILNKKGNKNNGIVRKRRKKMHQDSANPYKKINANIMSTLENNNGTEAPVQVKKRGRTKKNKNLNIDNANLDSINPYKQSYDNPKSFLKHDYIDPTKNYSKYSQYMDKDIKDFDTDLIKDEKIYKQKNENDINDGQIYCPVCKFVYEELSDGSPADGLNWIGCDKCERWYHWICCKYSIDNPPDMENDWYCSMCLNS; via the coding sequence CtgataataatgaagaacAAAATGATGTTAATACTGAAAATAATGCCGATATagctaataataatgaatttcCAAAATCTAATGATAACGAATTTAGCGAAAACAGTAATGATAATGTCGACACTCTCGGTAAATCCGAAAATGACGACTACGCAAAAGGAAACGAAATAAACGATTTGCAAAATGCGTcggaacaaaataatacaacaGTTTCCAATTGCCCACAAAATGAACCATCCTTATCcagtgaaaataaaaatgatgtcATCGAAAATGTCGTTATGACTTCAAATGATGATGAAGACAACGGCAAGAAAAATGACAATGATTTAAGTGACTCAGGTTCtctaaataataaagaaggTACAACTGATGCCTTATCTAATGATCTAAATAATTGTGATCCTTGTAACAATAATACCATAGAAAATTCTTCAATTAAAAACgaagaaaattttaatacaaaCAATGCCATGGAATATGGAATGAGAAATATGAACAGTGAGGACGTAATAGAAAATGTAAACAATCTTAGTAATACAATAAATGCAAAAGGAATGGACTCATCTTTTATTCCAaacattaataataatgataacaattatttttctccatataaacaatttaataACAATACATATCCCAATTCTATGAACAATCcttatgataataaaataaaaacagaTATGAATATCTATCCAATGCCaatgaataattttaatcGAGATATGTATTCCCCTCATGATGCTCAAGCCACAAATATGTACtctaatatatatcaaaataataaaagtgaTCAAATAggaatgaataataatcaaaatgatTCTAGCAAACAAACTACAATTAGAAATGCTTCTAATTCTGGAAACATAAACAGTgattcatttaaaaatatgtatccATATGGAAATAATGGGATGCTTAAAATggataatatttctttagGTAATCCTAATTTTGGAATAAATGACGAAAACATGttatttatgaataaaaatatggctatttataataatggtATGCCTGGAGATATAATTAATGGACCTAATAAATCATTACCTTTTAATgatatgataaattttaaaaataataatttttatccaaatggatattataattttaatgaaatggtaaattatcaaaatgcTATGGCATTCGATAAATATGgcaatgataaatattttcaaaaattaaaaaatgataaatctaaaaataaaagaaaaaatggaaCAAAAATGAGAAAACACAGTCAAATGGATGAACAAGAAAAAACTCAAACTAGATTACGAAGCTCTAGGCATGatggaaaattttttaatccccttttaaataaaaaatatgatggtGTAGGAAGATTaccatatatacataatacgCCAATTCCTAATGGTTTACACATATCTATATATGTTCccaaaaattatgatttttCTGAAAACAATGAAAAGCCAAGTATTTATGACGATAAAATTGAGCAAGCTGAAACAACAAACAATATTGATAAAGACGCCGATAATAATGACCATTCCATTGTTAACCCTATCGATAACACTAACCAAGTTTGtgatacaaaaaaaaaaacagaacAAGAAGATACATACGAAATAGAGACATTggcaaaattattaacagAAATTACTTTAGGAgataagaaatatttatcaaatcGACATATAACAATGGAAGATAAAGAAAGATGCTATAAATGCTTTTTAgacgaattaaaaaattataatacattGCCAATTATTTTAGGTAATATATTACCATACTggaataaacaaaaaaataataatttggtatacaaaattaaaaacttAAGAGCTAACAATGCTAAACCAAAGTATATTCCAATTCAAAGTGTAAACAAAGTTTTGGcgcgaaaaaaaattaagaagaaaaaaatactcaaaaaaaaaaaaaaatcgaaaaaaaagaaaaaaggcaaaaaaaataatacagcCACAAATTTACTTAATGAATCAAACTTAACTGAACAAAatgctttaaaaaatgaagaagtTTCAGAActagataaaaataatgcagAAATAAGTACTGGACAAAGTTTGCCAACTAACAAAactgaaaatgaaaaggagGGGACAGTcatagaaaatgataatcaaaaaaatgcatcTTCAAGTacacaaaataaagaaagtgaagaaaaaaaacccAAAAAATCATGGAGAAGTTATTTCCTAATGAGTAGAAGTGATAATAAGGCAACTGATGATGATAATGcttcgaaaaaaaatgatgatgaaaAGAATGATAAGGAGACACAATCAGGAGAAGGAAAAGAAGAACATGCTACAGAcgaaaataacaaaaaaataggctctaatgatgaaaaaaataatacaataggtgtaaatgaaaatggtacaattaatgaaaaaaaagaaaaaacaataaattccaaaaaatcaaatcttaaaaaaaaaacaaaaaataaacttcGCCATTTTGGAACGTATGGAAAAATCGgatcatttaattttttaaaaaaatataaatttagtaCACCAAAGAATAGTACTGTCCCATTTAATAGCTCTATATTTTCTctacaaaaaaatcaacATATGTCAAATGTTTACTTTGAGTTTATATTgacaaatattaatttagataaatataaacgcaatatattaaatgtaaattataatcataataattctatcaataaaaaaaatagaatacATTGCATCAAACTGGCCAAGCTACGTAATACTAATACCAACAATTCAACCAATagtaaaagtaaaaaaaatataaatcaaaccttgcaagaaaaaaaagaaaacaatgAAATTACAACTACTAATAAGAATGAAAACACAATGAACAGTAACAATTATTTAGATGGAACTGTAAATACAACTAGCAATAGTTGCCTTGGTGATTCTACTCTATTTAcaccaaataaaatagaagaAGACAAATTCCCAGACTCTGCAGACCAATCAAATAGCATTATTAATACAGAAAATAATactgaaaataaaaatattacaaatgAGATAAGCACACTTAATGAAACTGGCGAAGTTGATatgcttttaaaaaataacaagcATAACaaagatattaaaaatataaatgaagaaatatgtgtattattttcaagatatatgcacaatattaaacaacaaaaaaaaatgattgtaaaattattagataatataaaaaatgaaaagaaaaagccatataaatattggtACTCAATAGAAGATAAAatgattaatttttatataaacgaatatttaaaaaataaattaaatactaaacatacatatacattatCAAAACAAATTgttgatttattaaaattaagagTAACTGTTAATCATAGTTCTCAATTACCTAATAGTTGGACTGAAAAAGCTTTATGTAATATTTGTAGTGTAGGTGAAGATTGGGACGATAATCCGATCGTTTTTTGTGACTGTTGTTATACACCTATGCATTCTTTTTGTACTGGATTTAGAAATgttaaaaatcaaaatctAGTAAAAAGAAATCCAAATATGTCTGATAGAGAGGATACACAAAATTGTGATattgaaaaagaagaaaatacgaaatataaaaataataattataaatattccgGACCCAAAAATagtgcatataataatacaaacggggttaataaaaatgaatactatcaacaatataataaagaagGCCAAATtactaaaaattattttaataatagtgatataaataaagatggaaataaatatgcacatgataaaaataattgctCTGGCAACCatggaaaaaatggaattgatgataaaaataaaaacaaaattaatttaaatgttattaaatatttaatggaagataattttattaacataaaTTCCCCAAATAGTATGTTCAATTCAATTGTAAGTAATAACAAtgacgaaaaaaatgataatgaaaaattggATAGTGAAAAAGAAGATAATCAAACAAATTATGCTACATTGGATACTcaattgaaaaataatgaaaatatggatataaAGAATGAGCACGAAAATAGAGAAGATGAAGGTTATTATAAATGTGGGCTAAATGATACTAACAATAATGACAATCTTGATAAAactgatgaaaaaaaagaatcaTATTTAGATACTTCTATATTTATCCATGATAAGGAAGATAGACACGATGAAGATGAAGAATCAagccaaataaaaatggaaaatccAATTatagaacaaaatatagatCAACCAACTTCGAACCCAAacgatgaaaaaataaaacaagaaacaaataatttttctactGATGTCGCCAAAACTAATACTGGATATCCACCAAATACAGAAGAAGAACAATGGATTTGCCCACTTTGCTCTTATTTAAGAAATCAGATATTGTATATTGAAGATTCTATtgcatttaaaattattagacATTTAAGTGGAcctcaaaaaaaaaaagatattgatttattaattaaagcATGCAATGAATATACTAATGACAATAACAATACCACACAAGAATCTGGTGATACTGCTAataatgaacaaaataataataaaaatgaagttgatgataaaaaaaagaaggaaGCATTTTCTTATATACCCCCagaagaaataatttttcaaagcACCTCTCaaatgtatgcatataaatataaatcgattatgcttttatttgatattgaatatgatataaattattataaattaaaatatcaaataGAAATAAAGGATAGTCATGATTtctttgaaaaaattgttcTTAAAAATccgaatatatataaatataaaaatattttcaatactATTATGGTTAGTAAAATTgataaagataataattatacgaaatttttaaatgaaaatattaaaatgtttagACAAGaatctttttatattaatccAAATTTTGAAGATAGTGATTCTGAGGAAGCCGAACAGgaaaccaaaaaaaaaaaaagaggaCGAAAACCtctattaaataaaaatgaatattctAATAATAAACCATATCATGATAAGGTttctaataaatttataaataaaaaaaataaaatacgaTCAAAGCAAGGTAGCACAGTTAATAAACCaccatataataaaactaaTAATGTTGCTTTAGATGCTAATGGTAATGTAATAGTTAGAAAAAGGGGAAGACCACTTGGAAGTACTAAactaaacaaaatgaaaatgcttgctcttaaaaataaaaatattacaaaatcTGAAATTACTCCTGATGAGAATCAAGAATCTACAATTCAGGAAAACCAGGATACTTCTATTACTACTGGCCAAAATCCATATACTCCGACTTTACCAAATAGTCAAACAAATACCTTTTCTTCgaatttaaatgaattagacaacaataatgataaatcaaatcaaaatgataataaaaatgatgatgacTCAGATGCTTCTCAGTGtgacaataataatgaagaagaaacaattaaaatggatattgagataaaaaaggaaaatcaaaatcaatatatttcttccaacaaaaatagtataGATTTTGGACAGTCCGCTAATATtctaaatattaataataatgcaaatgaaaataatataagttCTGGATTGGATGAAAATGGAACATTGCTAAAATATAACTATAGcaaaaatttttcatttgtttttaaaattccAACATGCTGTATCTGTGAATTTGGTTCGTTTTATCAAGGAGGAGGACCAATAAAaagaacaaataaaaaaaatcaatggTGTCATATTCGATGTGCATCAATTAGTAATTGTATAATAGAagataaaattgaaatttGTAATAgagaaagaaataaatataaatgctCATTATGTTTACGTACTAATAATATaggtataataaaatgtaatGTTGCTGattgttataaatattatcatatatcTTGTGCAACTTCttctaataaatatttaatagaattaaatgaaaataataaattagttttattttgttcaaaTCATTCTCAAAAAAAAGCACCAACAGAAATATTAAGaaaatatcaaattttaagagaaaaagaatatgccaaacataaattagaagataaaataaatgttgGAAAAATGTTtgatgcatatatattacaaaattatttaaaaataagtgacatgaaattatttaatcTTTTATCGTTATCATCTTTATCTGTATTCAAAGATTCGGTTAATTTCAATTATGATCAATTTAATCAAactatgaaaaattattacaataataataattataaccCAAATGAAGAATTTAACGAcctttatcaaaattttgatCAATACTTATTAGGCGAAGGAAAAGgtatttttaacaattcGGGACTAACTAAAACTTGTATGAAAAAATCgctaaaagaaaatgacgATCTAAATcctgaaattaaaaatgaaaaggatCAAATCGATATAAGTGATAATGGAACTAAACAAATTAGTATTAATGAAGAAACGGCTGAAGAGGCAGAGCGTGAATATGTTGATAAAATTAGAGAACTCGATACTATTAaggaagaaaatgataaagcagaaaatatttcacaTGAACAGAAAGACGAAGCAAACAAAACTGAACAAGATGgagataataaaattggaaaTGATGCTGAAAATATGCTTTTGGCATTAGAAGAACCAACTAAAGTAGAAAATGCGCCCATAgatatatttgatatagaaaatattaataaaataagtactagaaaatgtaataatattataagtataagtagttttaaaaatatatataatgaaaatttattagaTGAAGATTCCttgttaaaattaataatgtaCGACTTTTTAAATCTTCAAAAAGATATACAAGAAtttaatagtaatatattaagtgataaatataaaagattaaaaaattttgagactatattattattatatccgcattttaatgattatcaattgaaaaaattatccgaattaatattagaaaaatataattcaaatattttaaacataaaaacaGATGATTCATTTATcgcattttttaataaatttcttTCATTGTTGAATAGCAAAAATCTGATGATATGCAGTGTTTGTTTGTCAAAAGCAATTTATAATGAACCTCGAAAAGATGCAAAAAAAACTGAAACGGACGAAAATCAAAATTCCATAAACACTTCTAATATTGATAGCACAAACAATACTACTCAAACTACACTAAATGAAACAAATCAACTAAAACGAAAATTGAGAGGTAGTTCAAgcaatataaatgatacttttgaaaataaaaaagaaagaagaTTAGGATCATTAagtgttttaaaaaaatgttcaCAATgtaatgtatttatatgttaCTTCTGTTGTCATAGAATGAATATAGACatgattaaaaattatataaataatgatattaaaatgaaatCGCTTGAAGCTGCAGaaaaacttaaaaataaagatataccTCCTCGTCCTCATGTACGCACAAATAAAGTTGGAAGACCATGCAAAAATCCTCTCAAACTACTTGCAGCAGCAGCAGCCAATGCTCCTACAACTTCCTTAGATCCCAATGCAAATATTCCAACAACTTCAGAATCAGCTAAACCACTTGAATCAATCATAAATTCcaaattagaaaataatgaaaactGTCAAAATCAATCAAATGATTTGAAAAATGATTCAAACAATCCTAATGCCCCAAATAACGAGCCTCCAAAAGATAATGCGAATTGTGatgtaaatgaaaataaagaaatatcaAATCAACAAAaggaaaaacaaaatggcGATAGTCAAGGTATTAACGATGGTACAAACAATAATTTAGATgcagaaaaaaatacagtagttgtgaaaaaaaatagaccAGGTAGAAAAAAACTTGATCCTAATAGTAAGATAAACatgttgaaaaatattattcctAAGACtaatgaagaagaaaaagaagaagaGTTTATATGCCCAAGATGtgaatatttcaaaataaagaaaaaaatagttttttGCTCTTATTGTCCAAGATTAGATGGATTTTTAAACTGTTTTGAAgataaagtaaaaaaagaattattatttgttcatCCTAAATGTTTAGAATATGTTAATACTgcttattcaaaaaaaaataatgttaatGAAACAAAAGCAGGAGgcttaaaaaaagtatgcaGCTATTGTAGAATAAAACATGGTATAGTTATTACATGTAGTAATACAGATTGTGATGCTTCCTTTCATATATCTTGTGGTATATTATTAGGATGCAAAATGGacaatttttttggaaGAGtcgatatatataatcctAAAAAAGCTTATTGTTTTAAACATACATTTCAAAgctgtaaaaaaaatacattagctaattttattaatacaaataaattattttactttgaaaattttctatatttcccatttaatcatttatataatttcttaTTGGgtacttatatatttaattatttaaacaaaaaatgcataaatCATTTATTGAAGCCTATCAAAATATCTGAACCTCCATCTATAAGTgcattatttgaaaaaacacaatttggtaatataaaaagaaatacgTTGGTACAATTTAATGATTACagaaaaatacataaagaCAAATTGGGTCTTAATAGCGAATTTGATTCTTCACAACCCAGTGCAAATATATACAGTAAcgatattaataattccAACATGGCTCAAAAAATGTTCAAATCTATgggttataaaaatgaaatcaATTCTGTAATGTCACCATCAATGAACTCATTAATGAATATGCATCCTGACTATATGGCagcaaataattataacttATTAGACCCTATGAATAAACTAAAGGGAAATATGTTAATCTCagataaaagaaatacGATGAATATACCATcagaatattataaaaatggctATATAATGCAAAATGCTACTAATAATAAACGATCTAAAAATAGTCATGGATTTATTGACGATGAAATAACTAGAAATAGTATGGCCATATCAGAACAAAATGATACTGATGAAATGAGACAATTTTCAAACTATGGTTTTAATCGTAGATctattgataataataaccttatgtattataataaaaaaatagacgGTAATCCTAATATgcttccattttttaacaataatatGGGTGCATTAAATCAGCAAAACTTTTATAACTATTATGGTCATAAATATGATTCAAatttagataaaaataatattttgaacaaaaaaggaaataaaaataatggtaTTGTAAGGAAaagaaggaaaaaaatgcatcAAGATAGTGCAAATCCATATAAAAAGATTAATGCAAATATTATGAGCAcattagaaaataataatggcaCAGAAGCTCCTGTAcaagtaaaaaaaagaggtcgaactaaaaaaaataaaaatctcAATATTGATAACGCTAATTTAGATAGTATAAACCCTTATAAACAGTCCTATGATAACCCAAAATCATTCTTAAAACATGACTATATAGACCCAACgaaaaattatagtaaATATAGCCAATATATGGATAAAGATATTAAAGACTTCGATACAgatttaataaaagatgaaaaaatatataaacaaaaaaatgaaaacgaTATTAATGATGGTCAAATATACTGTCCAGTAtgtaaatttgtttatgaAGAATTAAGTGATGGATCACCAGCTGATGGCTTAAATTGGATTGGATGTGATAAATGTGAAAGATGGTATCATTGGATATGTTGTAAATATTCTATTGACAATCCCCCAGATATGGAAAATGATTGGTATTGTAGCATGTGCTTAAACAGCTAA